In the Candidatus Binataceae bacterium genome, ACATCGGCGGCAGGCAGCGCTGCATCATCGCCCACCAGCGCTGTACCGGCGGCAGAAAACTCCACGCCGCCTGCGCTGGCCGCCATCGCGTTGAGCAAACGTTATGGCGCGCGGCTCGCGTTCGACGCGTTCGCTCTAGCCCTGGCGCGCGGCGAAATCGTCGGCCTCCTCGTGCCCAACGGCCGGCAAGACCACCGCGCTGTCGATTCTCTCCGGCGTGATCCGGCCCGACTCGGGAATCGTCCGTATCGCGCGCCGCGACCTCTCCACCGTGGCGCTGGCGCTGCCGACCAGCTGGGCGATGCGGGCCTTCAACAATCTGACAACCCGTGGGCCTGCCGCCGTCGAGCGCCGCTCTCCTCACCGCGGTTAACGTCGGCTTCGGAATCCTATACGCTGCGGCGGTGCCCTTTTTGCGCGGCGACGGTTTGCGTAGCGCGGTAGAAAAATTCATGCGCGGCCGAAGGATGCTCATCTACCCGGTCGTCTTCGCCGCGTTCATTTTGGGCGCCGTGCTGGACCCGCGGCCGGCAGTCGCCAAAACCCTCCATCTGCGAGCCGACCTGCAGAAGAGCGAGCTTCGCGCGACAGTCGCTGAGCCGTTCGCGGCGGTCCGCAGCCCGGCGACCGCCGCCTTCAAAATGAAATCCTGCGAAATTGACGGCGACCCCAACCATGTTGCGGCGACCGCTCACGTCAAGCTGGTGATCGACGCCGCCAGCTATGATTCGGGCAGCGCGACGCGCGATCGCAACGTGATCAATTCCACGCTTGAGGCGGCGAAATTCAAGACCATTGACTTTGAAAGCACCGCGTTCGAAGACGTCCAGATCGATGTCCCCGGTGTCTCCGGCAGCGCCATCGTTGTCGGCAACCTAACGCTGCATGGGACCACGAAAGTCATCCGCGTGCCAATACGAGTCTCGATGAGCAGCGACGGCCAATTCAGCGCCGGCGGCGAAATCGAGTTCAGATATACCGACTTTGGCATCAAAGCTCCGCGGCTGGCTTATCTGGTGTCCGCCGGCGACCAGGCTATGGTGACATTTCGCATCGTCGCGCAGCGGCATTGACGCGACGGCCAAAGCCCGCTAGGTCGATCGCACGGCCAGCGGCAGGCCGAGTGATAAAGTGAAATTCGGACTTTTCTATCAAATGCCCTGCGCGGCCGATCAATCTGAGGCCGAGCGCTATCGCGAGACGATCGCGCAGATTGTCCTGGCCGATGAACTCGGCTTCGACACGGCGTGGCTCGCCGAGTTGCACTTCTTCCAGCCTTTTTCGATCATGCCGGCGCCGCTGCAGGTCGCAGTCGCGGCTGCCATGCAGACTCGGCGAATTCGCTTCGGCACGGGAGTTACGCTGCTGCCGCTTCATCATCCGTTGCGCGTCGCTGAGGAGGCTGCGGTGACCGACATCCTGACGGGCGGACGGCTGGAACTCGGCGTCGGCCGCGGCACGATCGCGGTGCACTTTCGCGGCTATGGCGTGCCGCGCGAGGAAAGCCGTGAGCGGTTCGAGGAGAGTCTCGCGATCATCCGCGGTGCCTGGGCGAGCGAGCGTTTCGCTTACGCAGGACGCTTCTACCAGATTCCGGAGATCAGCGTGGCGCCGCGGCCGCTGCAAAAACCCCACCCGCCGATCCGGCTTGCCGCCAACAGCCCCGACACGGCAGAATTTGCTGGCCTCAACGGTTACGACGTCATGGTCGCGTCACCGATTAACCCGCTGCCGGGTTTTTACGATCATCTGCGCAAGTATCGCGACGGTCGTGAGCGCGGCCGGCACGATCGCGCAAGCGGCGACG is a window encoding:
- a CDS encoding YceI family protein, which gives rise to MGLPPSSAALLTAVNVGFGILYAAAVPFLRGDGLRSAVEKFMRGRRMLIYPVVFAAFILGAVLDPRPAVAKTLHLRADLQKSELRATVAEPFAAVRSPATAAFKMKSCEIDGDPNHVAATAHVKLVIDAASYDSGSATRDRNVINSTLEAAKFKTIDFESTAFEDVQIDVPGVSGSAIVVGNLTLHGTTKVIRVPIRVSMSSDGQFSAGGEIEFRYTDFGIKAPRLAYLVSAGDQAMVTFRIVAQRH
- a CDS encoding LLM class flavin-dependent oxidoreductase, which translates into the protein MKFGLFYQMPCAADQSEAERYRETIAQIVLADELGFDTAWLAELHFFQPFSIMPAPLQVAVAAAMQTRRIRFGTGVTLLPLHHPLRVAEEAAVTDILTGGRLELGVGRGTIAVHFRGYGVPREESRERFEESLAIIRGAWASERFAYAGRFYQIPEISVAPRPLQKPHPPIRLAANSPDTAEFAGLNGYDVMVASPINPLPGFYDHLRKYRDGRERGRHDRASGDVAALFFTCTADSLAQARTEYEPSMMHYFRTIGEQAALADKGQYEGSYQYLREVRERALKMSWETVNETMALFGPPDECIRRAAMIHGRGRINQLVCWFNPGGRIPHREVLAAMERFASKVMPSLRPFG